Genomic DNA from Leptolyngbya sp. 'hensonii':
CGATTAGAGAGAACCAATGGTATTATCCGGCAACAAACAGGACGGTGGCATCGACGGCAAAACAAGTTTGGCAAGGTGTGGGAGCAAACGAAGGTGACTACACGATTGGTTGTCAGTTATTTCAATTGGATTTGGCGGCATAGCCGATTCAAAACCACAGCATCTCAACGAGCAAACTTGGCAGCAGAGCCTTGGACTTGGCAAGACTTCGCAACTTATCCAACAATTATTTGATGCACAACCGATAAATCCGTATTTACCTACTTGAAAGAGCGCCGTTCTGCTGGAATTTGATCGTCTGAGCTTGAAATACTCAAACAGAAGTACAGCAAAAAATCCACCACCAACCTAGAGACATGGAGCCTACAAAACCTCTGCGACCTCCGCGCCTCTGCGGTAATTAAGGCAACAATATACTTGGCACACCAATCCCTTTCCCCTCATCCCCCACCCCCTTCTCCCACAATGGGGAGAAGGGGCATTAACGCTTAATTTCTCCCCTCTCCCGCTCTGGGAGAGGGGCCGGGGGTGAGGGCAGTGTTGGTGCATGAAGTATATTAATGCCGTAATTAAGACACCCCTGTGGTTATAAGACTCATCAACTCCTTGGAGTCATCATGGCAAAGTGCGATTACTGCGGATCATCCATTTGGTTCGGGGGAGTCACTGCTGGCAATTATCGATTCTGCAATGCTAATTGTCAGCGCAACGGGTACCAGTTGATAGCCTCCAACCTGGTTTCAGAAGAAAGCTTGATGCAGCAGGTCAGGCTGATCCATCAGGGCACCTGTCCACGTTGCAATGGACCAGGCCCGGTGGATGTCCACCTTTCCTACCGCGTCTGGTCCATATTGCTGATGACTTCCTGGAACAGTCGCCCCCATGTCTGTTGCCGCCCTTGTGGGCGTAAGGAGCAAATTCAGGACTTTGTATTTTCCCTCTTTCTAGGATGGTGGGGCTTCCCTTGGGGCCTGATTATGACTCCGGTGCAATTGATCCAAAACCTGAGTGCGATGGCCAGTGGGCCAGATGGCTCTCGCCCCTCCGATACCCTGCGCCGCCTGATTCAAATTCATATTGGGGCCAATAGTGTTGCCCAGCAGAATCATTCTGGCCTTGCCAGAGGAGATGACCTCCGACTTGATCTGGAACTGACCTTCCAGGAGGCTATCTTTGGCTGTGAGAAGGAAGTCCAGATCATGCATTTGGAGCGGGATGGGGCGGGAGGTACAGTCCAGGTTGCTAGAGCACTAAAAATTGAGGTCCCCGCCGGAGTGGATTCCGGAACCCGCCTGCGGGTAGCCGGGGAAGGAGACGCAGGGGCCAATAATGGAGAGTCGGGAGATTTGTACCTCTATCTCTTGGCCCCAACAGAAGCAGACGGATGGAAGCGAGAGGATATCAACATTTTGTCTGATCTCAAAATCACGAAAGCTCAGGGTCAGAATGGAGATCAGGTGACTGTGAACACCATTCATGGAGAGGCCATCCTGACAATTCCACCGGGAACCACCTCGGGCGATCAACTGACCCTTAAGGGAAAAGGAGTCCCCAAATTAGGCTACCCCAATCAAAAGGGCGATCACATTGTACGGATTTTACTCTAAAGGTATATAAATTGAATTATGGCTGTCCCAATATCAGGCAAGCACATCGGCTTATTACGGTTGGTAAGTAATCCGGCCTAATGATTTCCATAGAATATAGACCCCTCCCCAAGTTCAAAATAATGACCTGACTTGGGTTTTGGGTTTAGCTGACCACAGCCACCTGAACAAACCGTGATGGAAGCCTGATCTCCCAAAGTATATTTGATCTAAAGTTATGTCTTCTCTACCCCCTATTTACTTTTACCTGCCGGAATGGGACCAGTCAGAAGAGAACCTTCCCGATGTCAATACCTATGTTCAGACCCAGTTTAGTGGTGGTATCTATGCCTGGACTTTGCAAACCTTTTTGCACTTAAAGGCCCATGGTTTTCCCTGCCAATTGGTAGGTCAAATGCCAACTGCAGGTATTGTGCTGGCTCACCGAAACTCCATCCCGGCAGGCTTTAAGCCTTCTTCGCAAATCTTGCTGGTCTGTTTACTGGCGGATAAGGAACGGTATCCCTATGCTCAAGTTCATGTTGTCCTGAATTGCCGGGATCCCCTATTACAGCAGGGAATGTTTTGGGAGAGTTATTTCATTCCTCACTGGCGTCAACCGGGGTTAATCCCCCGTGATCCGGCGCGGGGCGATCGATTTGAGTCCATTGCCTATTTTGGGCATGAGCGAAATCTCGCTCCAGAACTCAAGTCCATTGCATGGCAAGAGCGCCTCAAAGCAATGGGTCTGGTCTTTAAAATTGTGGGAAGTCAGGATTGGCACGATTTTAGTCAGATAGACGCCGTACTGGCCATTCGGGGATTTAATCACAATCCCTATACAGATAAACCCGCTACCAAGCTCTATAACGCCTGGTGTGCTGGCGTTATAGCTGTTCTGGGGCCGGAATCTGCCTATCAGGCGGAACGGCAATCTCCCCTGGACTATTTGGAGGTCAGAACTCCAGAGGAGACTCTGGAGGTTTTGCAGCGGCTTCGAGACGATAGTCAGCTCCGACGCGCCATCGTGGCCCATGGTTGGGAGCGGGCCAAAATGGTGCAGCCAGAGCAGGTCGTTCAACGCTGGGAGGAGATGATTACGGAGAAGCTAGTGCCCGCCTACGATCGCTGGTGTAGCCTGACAGCCCTGGAACGGGGGCTGTTTTTTCTCCAGCGCTACCTGTCTTTGAAACAGCATCGCCTGCTCAACCGATGGAGAAAACTGGAGGGCGCATTAGCCCTGAGAAAACCAGCGGGAATGACAAAAACGTAGACAGTTGTAGATTCAGTCATTCTGCTGATTGAGTTGCAGGGGCTTGATCCTGCAGGATACGGAGAGCAACTCCGTCCACCGATCGTGGAGAAAGTCTCTTGCAGGAAGAACGTCTATTCTGGTTGGCCTGGTCCCAAATACCAGGAATTGGGTCCGTCATGCTGAATCGTCTGCGACATCGCTTTGGCACTTTGAAAACAGCCTGGGAAGCTGAGCCTGCAGTTCTGATGACTGTAGAAGGGGTGGGACCGCAGATGTTGGAAGCGATCGTCCAGACCCGGCCTACCATTCAACTGGAACAGTCGCTGCAACAACCCTTTCCCTGCTGGGTTCCTGATGATCCAGACTACCCCCCCCTGTTGCTGGAAATTCCCAGTTCCCCGGCAGTCCTTTACTATCGGGGCCAGGTTGCACCTGGGGAACATCGGGATGGCCCGCCTTGTGTGGCGATCGTGGGGACTCGTCATCCCTCTGAGTATGGGCGGCGCTGGACTCGTAGTCTGACCAGAGCATTGGTGAGGCAGGGGCTGACGATCGTTTCCGGGTTGGCTACTGGCATTGATACAGAAGCTCACCGCAGTTGCCTGGAAGCCGGTGGGCGGACTCTGGCTGTGCTGGGCAGTGGGGTGGATGTTATTTATCCGACCCAGAATCAACCTCTCTATCAACAAATCCTCAATCAGGGACTGGTGCTGAGTGAGTATCCTGCTGGAACAAAACCCGATCGCGGCCACTTTCCCCAGCGTAATCGCATTGTGGCCGGGCTCTGCCGGGCAGTAATTGTTGTGGAAGCGCCTGTAAAATCGGGCGCGCTGATTACGGCTCATCTGGCTAATGACTATGGGCGAGAGGTGTATGTTCTGCCGGGATCCCTGGATAATCCCCAGTCGATCGGTTGCCTGGGATTGATCAGTAAGGGCGCTCAGGTAATTCTGGGGGAAGATCACCTGCTAGAGATGCTGGGCACTATTCCTGCCCTGGATGGCATGACCTCAAGCCAGCCTCCGGCCCAACTGAGCCTGCCCATCTCTGGTCTGGCCCCAGAACTGCAGCAGGTGCTGCAGGCAGTGCGCCCAGAACCAACTCCCTTTGATATGCTGGTGCAACGATCGGGTTTACCCGCTGCAACGGTGTCCAGCACACTGCTCCAACTGGAATTATTGGGGCTGGTCAACCAGTTACCAGGGATGCGATATCAAGCTTCAGATCAGGCTTGATGACGACTTTTTCATATCAATGCTTTGGATGAAGACGATTTGGGTTGAGCGGTGGGGCATCCTATAAAACTATTATTGGAGCAGGAATATTTCGTAGGAATGCCATCACGATAGCCTGGAGATTACTGTACAGAATGATGGCGAGAATTTTTTCGGGGTCTGTTGATAAACGCTTTGTCTAGATATCAGGATTTGATGGTGTGCTAAAAGCCTGACGCTATCAGAGTTAACTTGATTGATAAATCGCCTCTCCGTGAAGTTACAGATTCGAAGAGTGATGAACTTTCTGATGTTCGGTTCTGTGGAAATCAATCATCAGTGATATCAAAGGTTTACAAATTTATCTTTTCGAAGCTGGTTTATCCTTCAAATTAGAATTTGCATTTAAAAGAATTAAATTATAAGGCATCAAATTAACGGGGTCAGTGTACTATAGTTTTTATGCTTGATAACAGAATCCAAGAGTTTAAAATATCTGTATGCCAGCCTATACATAGGATCCAGTTCATAGATAAGTCCTAATCTCTGAGTCTAAATATCTAAGTCTCTCGAATATTCGAGTGTTCTGATACCTAAGTGTTTCCCTATTTGCTCTTCTGTCTGAGTTAATAACCCTAAAGCAAGCCAAAGGCATAAACCAAGCGCGTGAACCCAAAGCAAATGACTAAGAAGAAAAAGATTGAGCCTCTAACTGGTGAAGAGTTGCTCAATAAGGTGAAGGAGTTGGAAAATCTGAGCGAAGAAGAGAAGGCTAAGGCATGCGGTTACTACACTGTTACAAAGAGTGGTGTAGAACGGGTCAACATGATGAAGTTCTTAAAGGCTCTTCTTGATGCGGATGGTCTGGAGCTCGATGGGAAGCAAAATGGTAACGGACGGGGTGGACGTAGTGCAAGCTATCGCATCAGTGTGCAGTCCAATGGCAATTTGCTGATCGGTTCGGCCTACACCAAGCAGATGAATCTGATTCCAGGGGATGAATTTGAAATTTCCCTTGGGCGTAAGCATATTCACCTGCGCCAGATTGATAAGGGAGAAGACTTGGATTTAGAGGATCTGGAAACAAACTAGAACCTGCAGTCTCAGGCTGTTTGCTTTAACTCAATTGCCTGGGCTTTATTGGGGATAGGTGGCAAAGGTAACTGATTTCTCAGCGCCTTTCTCGTCGTTGCTATCGTGCAGGCGAAAGCAATTTCTTCCTGCTCGAGCAATCCAAGAACTTGCTGGGGATGATCTCGATCAATGACCGGAAGTTGCCTCAATCCACGGGCTGCCATCCGCTTTAAGGCATCCGCCAGAGGCTCGTCTTTATAAGCGTAGAGTAATTCAGTAGTACAGATCTCTTTAATCGTTCGTCCAGAAACAAGATTAGAAGCTTGTCCAGCCTCTATTTTGTCTATTGCCCGATTAATATCCTGGAGGGTGATAATTCCAATCAGTTGGTCGGCTTCATCTTTAACCAGGGCACTGCGAGAATGGCTGTTGATCAAAATCCGGCCTGTATCCAGAATGGATAGGGAGGCAGGTAGGGTCAACAAAAAAGGGCGCATCGCCTCTTCCACCGAAAGCTGTTGAAGTGTTTCCAGGTCTTCACCTGTCTTTACATCTAGCCCCATTTGCTCCAGATTAAGGGAGCCAGATGAAGCAGGTTTTAACCGCTCGACCAACCAGACAGCCAGCCCTACTGCGGCCATGAGCGGTAAAACAATGCGGTAGTCTCGCGTTAATTCAAACATCAGAATAATTGCAGTCAGAGGAGCCCGGGCACTGGCGGCCAGCACCGCTGCCATGCCAACCATGGCATAGGCAGGGGGCGCAGCAATACTCAACCAGGTTGTTGATAAGATCGTCGCTGCAATTTTGCCATAAGCTGCCCCCAGGGATGCACCCAAAAACATGGCTGGGGCAAATATCCCCCCGATTAGGCCACTTCCCAGGCTGATGGCTGTCATTGCCAATTTGACCACCATGAGGGTGAGTAAAAGTTGTAACGGTACTTCTACGTCTCGCAAAATGGCTTCAATCGTTTCATACCCAACCCCCATGATTT
This window encodes:
- a CDS encoding DnaJ C-terminal domain-containing protein; the protein is MTPVQLIQNLSAMASGPDGSRPSDTLRRLIQIHIGANSVAQQNHSGLARGDDLRLDLELTFQEAIFGCEKEVQIMHLERDGAGGTVQVARALKIEVPAGVDSGTRLRVAGEGDAGANNGESGDLYLYLLAPTEADGWKREDINILSDLKITKAQGQNGDQVTVNTIHGEAILTIPPGTTSGDQLTLKGKGVPKLGYPNQKGDHIVRILL
- a CDS encoding glycosyltransferase, encoding MSSLPPIYFYLPEWDQSEENLPDVNTYVQTQFSGGIYAWTLQTFLHLKAHGFPCQLVGQMPTAGIVLAHRNSIPAGFKPSSQILLVCLLADKERYPYAQVHVVLNCRDPLLQQGMFWESYFIPHWRQPGLIPRDPARGDRFESIAYFGHERNLAPELKSIAWQERLKAMGLVFKIVGSQDWHDFSQIDAVLAIRGFNHNPYTDKPATKLYNAWCAGVIAVLGPESAYQAERQSPLDYLEVRTPEETLEVLQRLRDDSQLRRAIVAHGWERAKMVQPEQVVQRWEEMITEKLVPAYDRWCSLTALERGLFFLQRYLSLKQHRLLNRWRKLEGALALRKPAGMTKT
- the dprA gene encoding DNA-processing protein DprA — protein: MQEERLFWLAWSQIPGIGSVMLNRLRHRFGTLKTAWEAEPAVLMTVEGVGPQMLEAIVQTRPTIQLEQSLQQPFPCWVPDDPDYPPLLLEIPSSPAVLYYRGQVAPGEHRDGPPCVAIVGTRHPSEYGRRWTRSLTRALVRQGLTIVSGLATGIDTEAHRSCLEAGGRTLAVLGSGVDVIYPTQNQPLYQQILNQGLVLSEYPAGTKPDRGHFPQRNRIVAGLCRAVIVVEAPVKSGALITAHLANDYGREVYVLPGSLDNPQSIGCLGLISKGAQVILGEDHLLEMLGTIPALDGMTSSQPPAQLSLPISGLAPELQQVLQAVRPEPTPFDMLVQRSGLPAATVSSTLLQLELLGLVNQLPGMRYQASDQA
- a CDS encoding AbrB family transcriptional regulator; the encoded protein is MTKKKKIEPLTGEELLNKVKELENLSEEEKAKACGYYTVTKSGVERVNMMKFLKALLDADGLELDGKQNGNGRGGRSASYRISVQSNGNLLIGSAYTKQMNLIPGDEFEISLGRKHIHLRQIDKGEDLDLEDLETN
- a CDS encoding chloride channel protein translates to MTPTPNVSLPETSVSPPPLQRISHILNRLQPNPETVVLLLAVLIGVGAGMGVVTFHYLIQVIHNLMLENLMGVIAPMGAWTLACVPTIGGLIVGLMRWRWRDFGPGISSMIAASQGGLRSIPLPLKPIPKMVAASVSLGTGASLGPEGPSVEIGANFGMLLGQVLQVSRERQRLLLGAGAAAGLAAGFNAPIAGVFFALEVVLGTTFATSAVSVVLLAAVVAALIAQIGLGAQPAFALPSYEVRSLLELPLYIGLGFFASVVSISYTQAIKFCRSCFQGKIPRFSWLGNLPQTIQPVLGGAIVGITALHWPQIMGVGYETIEAILRDVEVPLQLLLTLMVVKLAMTAISLGSGLIGGIFAPAMFLGASLGAAYGKIAATILSTTWLSIAAPPAYAMVGMAAVLAASARAPLTAIILMFELTRDYRIVLPLMAAVGLAVWLVERLKPASSGSLNLEQMGLDVKTGEDLETLQQLSVEEAMRPFLLTLPASLSILDTGRILINSHSRSALVKDEADQLIGIITLQDINRAIDKIEAGQASNLVSGRTIKEICTTELLYAYKDEPLADALKRMAARGLRQLPVIDRDHPQQVLGLLEQEEIAFACTIATTRKALRNQLPLPPIPNKAQAIELKQTA